Proteins found in one Mesotoga infera genomic segment:
- a CDS encoding ABC transporter ATP-binding protein produces the protein MLKVVNLNVYYGGIHALKGISFNVEEGKIVALIGANGAGKSTTLRSICGLKKAKEGEITFKSDVITNKPTNDIVKSGMTLVPEGRRIFPNLTVTENLMLGAFLRKDKDEIAEDIEWVNTLFPRLRERKDQKGGTLSGGEQQMLAVGRALMSRPDLLMLDEPSLGLAPVIVGEVFKVIRKVHEEGKTILLIEQNALGALKLADYAYVLETGRIVLEGKGEELLNNEQVKKSYLGG, from the coding sequence ATGCTTAAAGTTGTAAATCTAAACGTATACTACGGAGGTATTCACGCCCTGAAGGGAATTTCTTTCAACGTTGAGGAAGGCAAAATCGTAGCCCTTATTGGAGCAAATGGAGCCGGCAAGTCCACTACGCTGAGAAGTATATGCGGACTCAAGAAGGCTAAGGAAGGAGAAATAACCTTCAAATCCGATGTCATAACTAACAAACCTACGAACGATATCGTGAAATCCGGAATGACTCTCGTCCCAGAGGGTAGGAGGATATTTCCAAATCTCACAGTAACCGAAAACCTGATGCTAGGAGCTTTTTTGAGAAAAGATAAAGACGAGATTGCAGAGGACATCGAATGGGTGAACACACTTTTTCCAAGGTTGAGAGAGAGAAAGGATCAAAAAGGTGGGACTCTTTCAGGCGGAGAACAACAGATGCTGGCGGTAGGTAGGGCTCTCATGTCGAGACCGGATCTGCTGATGTTGGACGAACCCTCTCTTGGACTTGCACCTGTAATTGTTGGGGAAGTGTTCAAGGTCATTCGTAAGGTACACGAGGAAGGCAAGACCATTCTGTTGATAGAACAGAATGCTTTGGGTGCCCTTAAGTTAGCTGATTACGCGTATGTTCTTGAAACCGGAAGAATAGTTCTTGAAGGTAAGGGCGAAGAGCTACTGAACAACGAACAGGTGAAGAAGTCTTACCTGGGCGGTTAG